A single Thermosynechococcus vestitus BP-1 DNA region contains:
- the tyrS gene encoding tyrosine--tRNA ligase, with protein MSSDLEATIARLQRGVVETFPHVPDSVKPEENLWAYLRQTQRPLRIKFGIDPTGSEIHLGHSIVLRKLRQFQDAGHCAVLIIGDFTAQIGDPTGKSEVRKQLTPEEVAANVQTYLEQVRPILDFETPGRLEIRYNSEWLAKLDLRKVLELLGTMTVGQMLAKEGFAERYAKETPIFLHEFLYPLMQGYDSVAVAADVELGGTDQKFNIAVGRDLQRHFRLPTVQFGLLMPILVGTDGVQKMSKSLGNYVALTESAASMYSKLEKIPDALVNQYIELLTDLPLDSLPTHPRDRQKALALAVVSQYHGQELALQTQAELAAIVTQGQTAQAGSIPEYSLGEFQFPVKLTYVLSHTKLCPSSSEARRQIQGGGVRLNGEKITDVDFTLTAPEPYVNQVLQVGKKKFLRFVP; from the coding sequence ATGTCTTCAGACCTTGAGGCCACCATTGCACGGCTCCAGCGCGGCGTGGTCGAAACGTTCCCCCATGTCCCTGATTCTGTCAAACCCGAAGAAAATCTCTGGGCCTATTTGCGGCAAACGCAGCGACCGCTCCGAATTAAGTTTGGCATTGATCCAACCGGCAGTGAAATTCACCTCGGTCATAGCATTGTCCTGCGCAAGCTCCGCCAGTTTCAGGATGCGGGGCACTGTGCTGTGCTGATTATTGGTGACTTTACGGCTCAAATTGGCGATCCCACGGGGAAGTCGGAAGTACGCAAACAACTCACCCCTGAGGAGGTCGCTGCCAATGTGCAAACCTACCTTGAACAGGTGAGGCCGATTTTGGATTTTGAGACCCCTGGCCGCTTAGAAATTCGCTACAACTCAGAGTGGCTTGCCAAACTGGACCTGCGCAAAGTGCTTGAGCTTTTGGGAACGATGACGGTGGGCCAGATGCTGGCCAAGGAGGGATTTGCCGAACGTTACGCCAAGGAAACGCCTATTTTTCTCCATGAGTTTCTCTATCCGCTGATGCAGGGCTATGATTCGGTGGCGGTGGCCGCAGATGTGGAATTGGGGGGAACGGATCAAAAGTTTAATATTGCCGTCGGTCGCGATTTACAGCGTCACTTTCGCTTGCCAACCGTGCAATTTGGCCTGCTGATGCCAATTCTAGTGGGGACCGATGGGGTTCAGAAAATGTCCAAGTCCCTTGGCAACTATGTGGCGCTCACGGAGTCGGCAGCCAGTATGTACTCCAAGCTTGAAAAAATTCCCGATGCTTTGGTGAACCAGTACATTGAGCTGCTCACGGATCTGCCTTTGGACAGTTTGCCCACTCATCCTCGCGATCGCCAGAAGGCCTTAGCCCTAGCAGTAGTCAGTCAATACCATGGGCAAGAGCTGGCCCTGCAAACCCAAGCGGAACTGGCGGCGATCGTCACCCAAGGGCAAACGGCACAGGCGGGATCCATTCCAGAGTATTCCCTTGGCGAGTTTCAGTTTCCTGTGAAACTGACCTACGTGCTCAGTCACACCAAGCTCTGCCCCAGCAGCAGCGAAGCCCGGCGGCAAATTCAAGGGGGTGGCGTCCGCCTCAACGGTGAGAAAATTACCGATGTGGATTTTACCCTCACCGCGCCAGAACCCTACGTCAACCAAGTGCTGCAAGTGGGCAAGAAAAAATTCCTGCGCTTTGTGCCCTAG
- a CDS encoding M16 family metallopeptidase: MTLGLTPKFVKIFLFVGLMLLSTSLAVIFPLNSVEGLGSGVTKTVLDNGLTVLIKEIPTAPVVSLQVWYRVGSRHEPKGENGIAHQLEHLMFKGTQSRPVQFGQLFYALGSSSNAFTSYDMTAYHHTVRADQLEPLLILEADRLRHTLITPDALESEKRVVISELQGYENSPEYRLSRAVMAALYPKHPYGLPVGGTASDVEQLTLAAVKSFYQQYYRPDNAVVVIAGNVRAARALELVKSTFGAIPQPPEPLISPPLPPPGAVSGQRIRLREPGSAPLLQILVPIPGITHPDQAALDVLDMLLSGGRSSYFYQELMETGQASSAYSYVAALQEGGWFEMGAIASPDQSLETIEQSIGKMLQQLAERPLSLAELQRAKQQLKANFILRNRDIDAQASQLANDETLTGDYRFSDRHLAAIEKVTAADVQRVVQTYFGRDRWIVGEFIPSEFADVELSGRPAVQTTAHNLIGEPVDPQTIAAYLPQGSAQAAPAVKNNGVETFTLENGLRVLLLVDRSTPTVTLAGRIDAGTAYDLLTQPGVANLTAANLLNGTRTKTALTLAQTLEDRGISLEFSAFRDGVDVEGYALASELPTLLATLGEVLQEATFPEAEFKLSQQRYLTALGLEADDPVRWGRRVLQETLYPAHHPLHPFATPESVQAIQRQDLLNFYRAAYRPDRTILTLVGDFDPLAVRSRLKDIFGPWQPPTAPLSLTFPAVSPPPQTLFRNAVIAGKSQAITYLGTPGIDRRHPRFYAAMLMNHILGGDTLASRLGTEIRDRQGLTYGIYSFFTASRQAGPFMIQLQTAPEDTAKAIQATLQLLREARRQGFTAAELEAAKRSLSNTYLVELANVDVVARTLLANASVDLPPQELQQFSDRLQQVSLAEVNQALRELIDPERLVIVTAGPAVSFSP, translated from the coding sequence ATGACCCTAGGGCTAACTCCAAAATTCGTTAAAATTTTCTTATTTGTTGGCTTGATGCTCTTGAGTACCAGTTTGGCTGTGATTTTTCCCCTGAACTCGGTAGAAGGACTCGGTAGTGGCGTGACCAAAACGGTCTTAGACAATGGCCTGACCGTTCTCATTAAGGAAATTCCCACGGCGCCCGTTGTGAGTTTGCAGGTGTGGTATCGCGTGGGGTCTCGCCATGAACCTAAGGGAGAAAACGGAATTGCTCACCAGCTAGAGCATCTGATGTTTAAGGGGACCCAAAGCCGACCCGTGCAATTTGGGCAGTTGTTTTATGCCCTGGGCAGTTCTTCCAATGCCTTTACCAGCTACGACATGACGGCCTACCACCACACGGTGCGTGCTGACCAACTGGAGCCACTGCTGATCCTTGAAGCGGATCGCCTGCGCCATACCCTCATCACCCCCGATGCCCTTGAAAGTGAAAAGCGGGTGGTGATCTCGGAGCTACAGGGCTATGAAAATAGTCCTGAATATCGCCTCAGTCGTGCGGTGATGGCGGCCCTCTATCCCAAGCATCCCTACGGCTTGCCAGTGGGGGGAACAGCCAGTGATGTGGAGCAGTTGACGCTAGCGGCAGTCAAGAGTTTTTATCAGCAGTACTATCGCCCCGATAATGCTGTGGTGGTGATTGCTGGCAATGTTCGGGCCGCGAGGGCACTGGAGCTGGTCAAGAGCACCTTTGGGGCTATTCCGCAGCCGCCAGAACCTTTGATTTCTCCGCCGCTGCCGCCGCCTGGGGCCGTTTCAGGCCAGCGAATTCGCCTCAGGGAACCGGGGAGTGCGCCGCTACTACAGATTTTGGTGCCCATCCCGGGGATCACCCATCCGGATCAAGCGGCGTTGGATGTCCTGGATATGCTCCTCAGTGGCGGCCGCAGTTCGTACTTTTATCAAGAACTGATGGAAACGGGTCAAGCCAGTTCGGCCTACTCCTACGTAGCTGCATTGCAGGAGGGGGGCTGGTTTGAAATGGGGGCGATCGCCAGCCCCGATCAATCCCTTGAAACCATTGAGCAGAGCATCGGCAAGATGTTGCAGCAACTGGCGGAGCGTCCCCTCAGCCTCGCTGAATTGCAACGCGCCAAACAACAGCTCAAGGCCAATTTTATTCTCCGCAATCGCGATATTGATGCCCAAGCCAGTCAACTGGCCAACGATGAAACCCTCACGGGCGATTACCGCTTTAGCGATCGCCACCTGGCGGCCATTGAAAAGGTCACTGCTGCCGATGTGCAACGGGTGGTGCAGACCTATTTTGGGCGCGATCGCTGGATTGTTGGGGAATTTATTCCCAGTGAATTTGCCGATGTGGAGCTATCAGGTCGGCCGGCGGTCCAAACCACCGCCCACAATCTGATTGGCGAACCCGTCGATCCCCAAACCATTGCCGCCTATTTACCCCAAGGAAGCGCCCAGGCTGCCCCGGCGGTCAAAAACAATGGGGTGGAAACCTTTACCCTTGAAAATGGTCTGCGGGTGCTCTTACTGGTGGATCGCAGTACCCCCACGGTCACCCTGGCGGGGCGGATTGATGCTGGCACCGCCTATGATCTGCTCACGCAGCCGGGGGTTGCCAACCTCACCGCTGCCAATTTGCTCAATGGTACCCGCACCAAAACGGCCCTCACCTTAGCTCAAACCCTTGAGGATCGCGGCATTAGCCTTGAATTCAGCGCCTTTCGCGACGGAGTTGATGTCGAAGGCTATGCCCTAGCCAGTGAGCTACCCACCCTCTTGGCCACCCTTGGCGAAGTGCTGCAGGAGGCCACTTTCCCAGAGGCGGAGTTTAAACTCAGTCAGCAGCGCTACCTAACGGCCCTGGGTCTGGAGGCGGACGATCCTGTGCGCTGGGGGCGCCGCGTTCTGCAGGAAACCCTCTATCCCGCTCATCATCCGCTGCATCCCTTTGCCACCCCTGAGTCGGTGCAGGCCATTCAACGCCAAGATCTCCTGAATTTTTATCGTGCCGCCTATCGGCCGGATCGCACGATTTTGACCCTCGTGGGAGATTTTGACCCCCTGGCGGTGCGATCGCGCCTCAAGGACATTTTTGGCCCTTGGCAGCCGCCAACGGCGCCCCTTTCCCTCACGTTTCCTGCGGTTTCGCCACCCCCGCAAACCCTCTTTCGGAATGCGGTCATTGCCGGTAAAAGCCAAGCAATTACCTATTTAGGGACGCCGGGGATCGATCGCCGGCATCCGCGCTTCTATGCGGCAATGCTGATGAATCACATCTTGGGGGGAGATACCCTGGCCAGCCGCTTGGGCACGGAGATTCGCGATCGCCAGGGGTTAACCTACGGTATCTACAGTTTCTTTACGGCCAGTCGTCAGGCTGGACCTTTCATGATTCAGTTGCAAACTGCCCCCGAAGATACCGCCAAGGCCATTCAGGCCACGCTGCAACTGCTGCGGGAGGCACGCCGCCAGGGATTCACTGCTGCTGAACTGGAGGCGGCCAAGCGGAGCCTCAGTAACACTTATCTAGTGGAGTTGGCCAATGTGGATGTGGTGGCACGGACGCTGTTGGCAAATGCCAGTGTGGATTTACCGCCGCAGGAATTGCAACAGTTTAGCGATCGCCTGCAGCAGGTGAGCTTGGCGGAGGTCAATCAAGCGCTGCGAGAGCTGATTGATCCGGAGCGACTGGTCATTGTCACTGCCGGACCTGCCGTTTCCTTTAGCCCCTAA
- a CDS encoding cytochrome c biogenesis protein CcdA, producing MASLSLGLYQLEQWADQWVTGQLRDLTPISGGIVFLAGLLTSLTPCTLSMLPITVGYIAGYASKQNSSGLRQSLWFALGLATTLTVLGITATLAGRIYGQVGWGLTLGVSLVAILMGLNLLDALPLSFPRSRFLEELPDRVPASLQAYTLGATFGIVAAPCSTPVLATLLAWVATTQNLWVGAGLLLAYTTGYVVPLMIVGTFSGALQKLLALRQWSGWITRISGVLLIAFGVIALATRL from the coding sequence ATGGCCAGCCTTAGCCTAGGACTCTACCAACTGGAACAGTGGGCCGACCAATGGGTGACCGGTCAACTCCGGGATCTGACGCCCATCAGTGGCGGTATCGTCTTTTTGGCAGGACTGCTCACCAGTCTCACCCCCTGTACCCTCTCCATGCTGCCGATTACGGTGGGTTATATCGCCGGCTATGCCAGCAAGCAAAATAGCTCCGGGTTGCGCCAGTCCCTTTGGTTTGCCCTGGGTCTTGCCACCACCTTAACGGTCTTGGGGATAACAGCGACCTTGGCGGGACGCATCTACGGTCAGGTGGGCTGGGGATTGACCCTGGGGGTCAGTTTGGTGGCGATCCTCATGGGGTTGAATTTGCTCGATGCCTTGCCCCTCAGCTTTCCCCGCAGTCGCTTCCTAGAGGAACTGCCGGATCGTGTCCCTGCCAGCTTACAGGCGTATACCCTAGGAGCCACCTTTGGCATCGTTGCTGCCCCCTGTAGCACACCGGTTTTGGCAACGCTCTTGGCGTGGGTGGCCACCACCCAAAACCTCTGGGTGGGGGCAGGTTTGCTCTTGGCCTACACAACGGGTTATGTCGTCCCCCTGATGATCGTGGGTACCTTTAGTGGCGCCCTCCAAAAGCTACTGGCCCTGCGGCAGTGGTCGGGTTGGATCACCAGAATCAGTGGCGTGCTCCTCATTGCCTTTGGGGTGATTGCTTTGGCCACTCGGTTGTAG
- a CDS encoding ABC transporter ATP-binding protein yields the protein MSLLEVSDVYAGYIPDVDILRGVNFRLEAGELVAVIGPNGAGKSTLAKTIAGLLRPRLGTITLAGEDITYLRPNQIVKKGIGYVPQIANVFPSLTIEENLEMGAFIKSGNLKGLKGRVYETFPRLAERRHQRAGTLSGGERQMLAMGRAMMLDPQIMVLDEPSAALSPALVNDVFAKIKEINAQGTAIILVEQNARKALAMSDRGYVLEMGKDRYEGLGSELLNDPKVGELYLGIVRAEP from the coding sequence ATGAGCTTGCTCGAAGTCTCTGATGTCTATGCCGGCTATATTCCCGACGTGGATATTTTACGGGGGGTGAATTTTCGCCTCGAAGCCGGGGAGCTTGTGGCGGTCATTGGGCCCAATGGCGCCGGAAAATCCACATTGGCAAAAACGATTGCTGGTTTGCTGAGACCCCGCCTTGGCACCATTACCCTCGCCGGAGAAGATATTACTTACCTGCGTCCCAACCAAATTGTTAAAAAGGGCATCGGTTACGTGCCGCAAATTGCTAATGTGTTCCCCTCCCTCACCATTGAAGAAAATCTGGAGATGGGAGCCTTTATCAAAAGCGGCAACCTCAAAGGACTCAAGGGGCGCGTCTATGAAACCTTTCCCCGTTTGGCTGAGCGCCGTCACCAACGGGCGGGTACCCTTTCTGGCGGCGAACGGCAAATGCTGGCCATGGGACGTGCCATGATGCTCGATCCCCAAATTATGGTCTTGGATGAGCCCTCTGCTGCTCTTTCCCCAGCGCTGGTCAATGATGTCTTTGCCAAAATCAAAGAAATTAATGCCCAGGGCACCGCGATTATCCTCGTGGAGCAAAACGCCCGCAAAGCCCTTGCCATGAGCGATCGCGGATACGTCCTAGAAATGGGGAAAGATCGCTATGAAGGACTGGGCAGCGAATTACTCAATGACCCCAAAGTGGGGGAACTCTACCTCGGAATTGTGCGGGCAGAGCCTTAG
- the gmk gene encoding guanylate kinase, whose protein sequence is MTSATPQPGQLIVITGPSGVGKGTLLRQLRQRHPELALSVSATTRPPRPTEVAGVDYYFVSVEEFKAMIAAGQLLEWAEFAGHYYGTPRQPLVQLIAQGKTVILEIELQGARQVRQSYPQARHIFILPPSLAELEHRLRSRGQDSEEAIARRLAQAETEIAAAPEFDVQIVNDDLEKSLIALETAIFSPAP, encoded by the coding sequence ATGACCAGTGCAACGCCCCAGCCCGGACAACTCATTGTGATTACTGGCCCCAGTGGTGTTGGCAAAGGGACGCTCCTACGGCAACTGCGGCAGCGACATCCGGAACTGGCACTTTCGGTTTCGGCGACGACCCGGCCGCCGCGCCCTACGGAGGTGGCAGGGGTGGATTACTATTTTGTTTCTGTGGAAGAATTTAAGGCCATGATTGCCGCTGGCCAACTCTTGGAATGGGCGGAGTTTGCAGGTCATTACTACGGCACACCGCGCCAGCCACTGGTTCAACTCATTGCCCAAGGGAAAACCGTGATCCTTGAAATTGAACTGCAAGGGGCACGTCAAGTGCGCCAATCCTATCCCCAAGCGCGTCACATTTTTATTTTGCCGCCATCTTTAGCAGAACTGGAACACCGCCTGCGCAGCCGTGGCCAAGACAGTGAGGAGGCGATCGCCCGCCGTTTAGCTCAAGCAGAAACGGAAATTGCGGCTGCCCCAGAATTTGATGTGCAAATTGTCAATGATGATCTAGAAAAAAGCCTGATTGCTCTTGAAACGGCCATTTTTAGCCCAGCGCCCTAA
- a CDS encoding ExbD/TolR family protein: MAVKIHLPTESDNVRIEMLPLIDVVFCILTFFILAAVSLTRQQAITLNLPKASTSQAQLQKMFVVSIDPAGQLFVDKDPVNRSELYQRLATYLKTHPEGLVILRASQVVSYNEVIQVLDLLRSLGGNRVALATQPVERPVLSTEAPPSSPNPLPSLPANEQPLPSNP, from the coding sequence ATGGCCGTGAAGATTCATCTGCCCACTGAAAGTGACAATGTCCGCATTGAAATGCTGCCCCTAATTGACGTGGTCTTTTGTATTCTCACGTTCTTTATTTTGGCGGCGGTGAGTCTGACGCGGCAGCAGGCGATTACCTTGAATCTCCCTAAAGCGAGCACTAGCCAAGCCCAGTTGCAAAAGATGTTCGTGGTGAGCATTGATCCGGCAGGCCAACTCTTTGTCGATAAAGACCCCGTCAACCGCAGTGAACTCTATCAACGCTTGGCCACATACTTGAAAACCCATCCAGAGGGACTCGTGATTTTACGGGCGTCGCAGGTGGTCAGTTACAACGAAGTCATCCAAGTCTTGGATCTCCTGCGATCCCTAGGGGGCAATCGGGTGGCCTTGGCCACTCAACCCGTTGAACGGCCGGTGCTGAGCACGGAGGCCCCCCCTAGCAGCCCTAACCCCCTCCCCTCGCTACCGGCTAACGAGCAACCCCTACCCTCCAACCCATAG
- the era gene encoding GTPase Era, with translation MEAIASIPVAPAGFRSGFVALVGRPNVGKSTLFNHLLGQKVAITSPVAQTTRNRLRGILTTATAQFIFVDTPGIHKPHHRLGEVLVHNAKGVLKRVDAIVFVVDAASPPGRGDRYVADLLTTTPAPVLMAINKIDLLPPEAREQRQQDYQTLGPWPAYPCSALTGEGVGLLQSAIAAQLPLGPYYYPPDMVTDQPERFIMAELIREQILHHTREEVPHSVAVTIEQVQQERNLTRVHAVIYVERPTQKAIIIGQGGQLLKQIGTAARQEIETLIGGKIYLELFVKVRPRWRQDRLRLAELGYRIEKD, from the coding sequence ATGGAAGCGATTGCCAGTATTCCTGTGGCCCCGGCGGGCTTTCGCTCTGGCTTTGTGGCCTTAGTCGGTCGTCCCAACGTCGGTAAGTCCACGCTCTTCAACCATCTCCTGGGGCAAAAGGTAGCCATTACCTCGCCTGTGGCGCAAACCACCCGCAATCGCTTACGAGGCATTCTGACAACGGCAACAGCGCAATTTATCTTTGTGGATACACCGGGCATCCATAAGCCCCACCATCGCCTTGGGGAAGTGCTGGTGCACAATGCCAAAGGTGTTCTCAAGCGGGTGGATGCCATTGTCTTTGTGGTGGATGCTGCCAGTCCGCCGGGTCGGGGCGATCGCTACGTGGCGGATCTCCTGACAACGACCCCCGCTCCCGTTCTGATGGCCATCAATAAAATTGACCTACTGCCCCCAGAGGCGCGGGAACAGCGGCAACAGGACTATCAAACCCTTGGGCCTTGGCCAGCCTATCCCTGCTCAGCACTCACTGGCGAGGGAGTTGGTTTGCTACAATCGGCGATCGCAGCGCAGTTGCCCCTTGGTCCCTATTACTATCCGCCAGACATGGTCACCGATCAGCCGGAGCGATTCATCATGGCGGAATTAATCCGTGAGCAAATTTTGCACCACACGCGCGAGGAAGTCCCCCATTCAGTCGCCGTGACGATTGAACAGGTGCAGCAGGAGCGCAACCTCACTCGGGTACACGCGGTGATTTATGTGGAGCGTCCAACGCAAAAGGCTATCATTATCGGCCAAGGGGGTCAGTTGCTCAAACAAATTGGCACCGCTGCCCGCCAAGAAATTGAAACCCTCATTGGTGGCAAGATCTATCTAGAACTGTTTGTCAAGGTGCGTCCCCGCTGGCGACAGGATCGGTTGCGCTTAGCGGAGTTAGGCTATCGCATTGAGAAGGATTGA
- the ureG gene encoding urease accessory protein UreG, whose translation METVLRVGVAGPVGSGKTALVDALCKALRDRYRLAVVTNDIYTQEDAQFLVRSQALPPERILGVETGGCPHTAIREDASLNLAAIQQLETAFRPLDLIFVESGGDNLAATFSPELVDLTIYVIDVAAGDKIPRKGGPGITKSDLLVINKIDLAPYVGADLEVMKRDTLKMRGDRPYVMTNLKTGLGLDQVIAFLTVHLAA comes from the coding sequence ATGGAGACAGTATTGCGAGTCGGTGTGGCAGGGCCCGTGGGTTCAGGTAAAACCGCGCTTGTGGATGCGCTTTGTAAAGCCTTGCGCGATCGCTATCGCCTAGCGGTTGTGACGAATGATATTTACACCCAAGAGGATGCTCAGTTTTTGGTGCGCTCCCAAGCCCTTCCCCCAGAGCGAATTCTGGGCGTTGAGACCGGCGGATGTCCCCACACCGCCATTCGGGAAGATGCCTCCCTCAATCTGGCGGCCATTCAGCAATTGGAAACGGCTTTTCGGCCTTTGGATTTGATTTTTGTCGAGAGTGGTGGCGATAATTTGGCTGCGACCTTTAGCCCAGAACTGGTGGATTTGACAATTTACGTGATTGATGTGGCTGCCGGCGATAAAATTCCTCGGAAAGGCGGGCCTGGCATTACCAAGTCGGATTTATTGGTGATTAATAAAATTGACCTTGCCCCCTATGTGGGCGCTGATTTAGAGGTCATGAAACGGGACACCCTAAAAATGCGCGGCGATCGCCCCTATGTGATGACGAACTTGAAAACTGGCCTTGGGCTAGATCAGGTGATTGCTTTTCTCACAGTCCACTTAGCCGCCTAA
- a CDS encoding S1 family peptidase — protein MMNDAWVRGAMVGATGLVVMALPAVAQVQPRSGEEINEIARNITVLIVGKDSHGSGAIISRSGSTYYVLTAKHVVNRKDNYRVIPIDQQAYAVDFNKIKFLPNTDLAIVEFTSEKKDYQVATLTNSDFVKEGSQVFVSGWPQPGGSGQLVRQFTDGRISGFLIEPIDGYKMIYTNVTRRGMSGGPVLDSAGRVVGVHGLGDTEDPRSLERQGLNPEAAASIARLIKPGFNYAIPINTFLAGAPAAGVFLSLQVDNQAIASGTAPVVVTVPSQPDSRDRIENINLILNAVNTGVDVLRSIFPF, from the coding sequence ATGATGAACGACGCATGGGTGAGGGGCGCAATGGTAGGAGCAACGGGGTTAGTGGTCATGGCTCTACCCGCAGTGGCTCAAGTCCAACCCCGCAGTGGTGAAGAAATTAACGAGATTGCCCGCAACATCACGGTGCTCATTGTGGGAAAAGATTCCCACGGTTCTGGTGCGATCATTTCCCGGTCCGGTTCGACCTACTATGTGCTCACGGCAAAGCACGTTGTCAATCGTAAGGATAATTACCGTGTGATTCCCATTGATCAGCAGGCCTACGCCGTTGATTTTAATAAGATTAAATTTTTGCCGAATACCGATTTAGCGATCGTGGAATTCACGAGTGAAAAGAAAGACTATCAGGTAGCGACGCTAACAAACTCTGACTTTGTCAAGGAAGGGTCGCAGGTCTTTGTCTCTGGATGGCCGCAGCCGGGAGGCAGTGGTCAGTTAGTGCGGCAGTTTACCGATGGTCGTATCTCTGGCTTTTTGATTGAACCCATCGATGGCTACAAAATGATCTACACCAATGTGACCCGTCGTGGCATGAGTGGTGGTCCTGTCTTGGATAGTGCAGGGCGTGTGGTTGGGGTTCATGGTCTTGGCGATACAGAAGACCCCCGCTCCCTGGAGCGCCAGGGCTTGAATCCAGAGGCGGCAGCCAGCATTGCCAGATTGATTAAGCCGGGGTTTAATTACGCGATTCCCATTAACACTTTTTTGGCGGGTGCGCCAGCGGCGGGTGTATTCCTGTCCCTGCAAGTGGATAATCAGGCGATCGCCAGCGGCACTGCTCCTGTGGTTGTGACTGTACCGAGTCAACCCGATAGTCGCGATCGCATTGAGAACATCAATTTAATTTTGAATGCGGTCAATACGGGTGTGGATGTCCTCCGTAGCATCTTTCCTTTCTAG
- a CDS encoding DUF928 domain-containing protein, with translation MAIQFGIRPVAVPLSLAAVMIPAIAHASWASYRPPANIGRPGNREGAATRIARPMLLRESTGDTESCLTEPKQTVVALVPRDNNGLSSTPTPTLYSFIPANRGATLTLTLRAPQGTEVYRQERPAPTAAGIIGWPVENVSLKSGVDYQWQLTLTCTNGTTVLKTVSWFRPVPLSQSQQQRIVQAKDAVDAFAMAGYWYDALNQLAKQRLAQPENAQLQQKWQALLQSSPVQLSNVADQPLLP, from the coding sequence ATGGCTATTCAATTTGGCATCCGCCCCGTTGCCGTTCCCCTAAGTTTGGCAGCAGTGATGATTCCAGCGATCGCCCATGCCTCTTGGGCAAGTTATCGTCCACCAGCCAACATTGGCCGCCCTGGTAATCGTGAGGGAGCCGCAACGCGAATTGCCCGTCCCATGCTGCTGCGGGAGAGTACCGGTGATACCGAAAGCTGTCTGACTGAGCCAAAGCAAACCGTGGTTGCCCTCGTGCCCAGGGATAACAATGGCCTCAGTAGCACACCCACTCCCACCCTCTATAGCTTCATTCCCGCCAATAGGGGAGCAACCCTAACCCTGACGCTGCGGGCTCCCCAAGGTACAGAAGTCTATCGCCAAGAGCGTCCAGCCCCCACGGCAGCAGGCATTATTGGCTGGCCCGTGGAGAATGTCTCCCTCAAAAGTGGTGTGGATTACCAGTGGCAACTGACTCTCACTTGCACCAATGGCACCACGGTCCTCAAAACCGTCAGTTGGTTTCGACCGGTGCCCTTATCCCAAAGCCAACAGCAGCGAATTGTCCAAGCTAAAGATGCGGTGGATGCCTTTGCCATGGCAGGCTACTGGTACGATGCCCTCAATCAACTCGCTAAACAACGCCTAGCGCAGCCGGAGAATGCCCAACTCCAGCAAAAATGGCAAGCCCTCTTACAGTCTTCCCCTGTCCAGTTGAGTAACGTGGCAGATCAACCCCTCCTGCCTTGA